The Sphingobium sp. BYY-5 genome includes a window with the following:
- a CDS encoding sigma-70 family RNA polymerase sigma factor, which yields MGDYNLEQTCRTSSGRLWAGWASLLVQVERLTRRHDGEDLLHDAYVRMATRTERPDNEEAFLVRAAINRARDVYRREKVRGPSIGEDALHMVRDSAPMQDEALMARARLERVREGIDKLPPRTREVFLLQRIDNLKYREIAERLEISQSAVEKHMARAMTFLDDWTKDW from the coding sequence ATGGGCGATTACAATCTCGAACAGACATGCAGGACATCGTCCGGGCGCCTGTGGGCTGGCTGGGCCAGCTTGCTTGTGCAGGTCGAGCGTCTCACGCGGAGACACGATGGGGAAGACCTGTTGCATGACGCCTATGTGCGAATGGCGACACGGACGGAACGGCCGGACAACGAAGAGGCCTTCCTTGTTCGAGCAGCCATCAACCGCGCACGCGATGTCTATCGTCGGGAAAAGGTTCGCGGACCCAGCATCGGTGAGGATGCGCTCCACATGGTGCGCGACAGCGCACCGATGCAGGATGAAGCACTGATGGCTCGGGCAAGGCTGGAGCGGGTGCGCGAAGGGATAGACAAACTGCCGCCCCGCACACGCGAAGTCTTCCTGCTCCAGCGCATCGACAATCTGAAATATCGCGAAATTGCCGAGCGGCTTGAAATAAGCCAAAGCGCGGTCGAGAAACATATGGCCAGGGCGATGACGTTCCTTGACGATTGGACGAAGGATTGGTGA
- a CDS encoding PepSY-associated TM helix domain-containing protein, which translates to MTEMSSQNSRAKKWRWPISPETVRSVLSSHSVLGLAFAAIIYLVCLTGTLAVFAPDLERWEIPATPVVQTLSDDAAARAIAAGAKSAPADASLYLTLPTPARDGATLIAYNAAGFERKWAVAVDGSLSALEAAWTEFLLHLHINLHLPRSWGEFIVGLTGVALLSSLVSGILAHPRVLRDAFHLRLGGSRRLQEADLHNRLGIWALPFHFTLALTGALLGLSTIIVAMLSLLFFRGDMGKVYELFLDPPPPVDARAVPVPDLSALIARARAQSPGATPQNLIVERYGRADMRISIHGGRPHLLAQQDEVQFDAQGRMIHVERPEDLVAGTRILNGIGQLHFGWFGGLPVRLAYGLLGIALCVVTSSGVTIWLARRRDKGRPAPGWERIWAIICWGQPVMLTLTALIAFALPYVPLAPAWLGLTVGSIAAAALARAIPGPALSHILRWSLALLFILLALLHGGYAMLRNEALPPIDLFLLVSGCGLFALQYFRGDRSAGV; encoded by the coding sequence ATGACCGAAATGAGCAGCCAGAACAGCCGGGCGAAGAAGTGGCGCTGGCCAATTTCGCCGGAAACGGTACGATCGGTGCTCAGCAGCCATTCGGTGCTGGGTCTCGCCTTTGCCGCTATCATCTATCTCGTCTGCCTGACCGGCACCCTCGCGGTGTTCGCGCCGGACCTTGAACGGTGGGAGATACCGGCGACGCCGGTGGTGCAGACGTTGTCCGACGATGCCGCCGCGCGGGCCATCGCCGCGGGCGCAAAATCGGCGCCAGCCGACGCCAGCCTCTATCTCACCCTGCCGACACCGGCGCGCGACGGGGCGACGCTGATCGCCTATAATGCTGCTGGTTTCGAACGAAAATGGGCGGTTGCCGTCGATGGCAGCCTGTCGGCGCTGGAAGCGGCCTGGACCGAATTCTTGCTTCACCTCCACATCAATCTGCATCTGCCGCGCAGCTGGGGCGAATTCATCGTCGGGCTGACGGGCGTGGCGCTGCTCTCCTCGCTGGTGTCGGGCATATTGGCGCATCCACGCGTGCTCCGCGATGCCTTCCATCTGCGGTTGGGCGGTTCGCGCCGGTTGCAGGAGGCGGACCTGCACAACCGGCTGGGCATCTGGGCGCTGCCCTTTCATTTCACCCTGGCGCTGACCGGCGCGCTGCTGGGCCTCAGCACCATCATCGTCGCGATGCTATCGCTGCTGTTCTTTCGGGGCGACATGGGCAAGGTCTATGAACTGTTCCTCGATCCGCCCCCGCCTGTCGACGCCCGCGCAGTACCGGTGCCGGACCTGTCAGCCCTGATCGCGCGAGCACGCGCCCAGTCGCCCGGCGCGACGCCGCAAAATCTGATCGTGGAACGCTATGGTCGCGCCGACATGCGCATTTCCATCCATGGCGGGCGGCCCCATTTGCTGGCGCAGCAGGACGAGGTGCAGTTCGATGCGCAGGGGCGGATGATCCATGTCGAGCGGCCGGAGGATCTGGTCGCCGGCACCCGCATCTTGAACGGCATCGGCCAGTTGCATTTCGGCTGGTTCGGGGGACTGCCGGTGCGGCTGGCTTATGGCCTGCTCGGCATCGCCCTGTGCGTCGTAACATCTAGCGGCGTCACCATCTGGCTTGCCCGTCGTCGCGACAAGGGGCGGCCCGCGCCAGGATGGGAACGGATCTGGGCGATCATATGCTGGGGACAGCCTGTTATGCTCACCCTCACCGCACTGATTGCCTTTGCCCTGCCATACGTGCCCCTTGCTCCGGCCTGGCTCGGCCTTACCGTTGGCTCGATTGCAGCAGCGGCATTGGCGCGGGCCATACCCGGACCGGCGTTGTCGCACATCCTGCGCTGGTCGCTGGCTCTCCTCTTCATCCTTCTCGCCTTGCTGCATGGCGGATATGCCATGTTAAGGAATGAGGCGCTGCCACCGATAGATTTGTTTCTCCTGGTCAGTGGTTGCGGCCTGTTTGCCCTGCAGTATTTTCGTGGAGATCGATCGGCTGGAGTGTAG